One genomic region from Dehalococcoidales bacterium encodes:
- a CDS encoding ABC transporter substrate-binding protein produces MTRKISWLILTSLMVVALVLASCQPVVEEQEEAETVVGKVTETEKEGEVAEKAEEEEAEVVAATATTGPRYGGTLTIGLTADVVGFDPKTILAASCWTVHLTNETLRTGDWAKGPAGTGEDEWIMPGLWTIEHDIWAVGVSWEWPDNETIIYKIREGIHWQDKAPAFGRELTAEDVAYSIYRVSMDPSCFGWPQSKLEDKIISVQALDKTTVVVKTPPQSHGAAIQGNVTEVRIFPKELAAGAGVNWQQPVEVGTYTLDDFVTDWRDQIGTGAYMVTDYVIDSSVTMARNPSYWREDPVNPGNMLPYPDRVRGLVIEDESTQISALRTGKIDQISGIEWDDGESLLRTNPELNYSRYLRHTSNNIFMRMDIEELPYDDIRVRRALSMAIDRDAMIEGLYNGNAE; encoded by the coding sequence ATGACAAGAAAAATATCCTGGCTCATCTTAACTTCGCTGATGGTGGTGGCTTTAGTGCTGGCTTCCTGCCAGCCGGTGGTGGAAGAGCAAGAAGAGGCGGAAACAGTCGTTGGTAAGGTGACAGAAACAGAAAAGGAAGGTGAGGTAGCAGAGAAGGCAGAGGAGGAGGAGGCGGAGGTAGTAGCAGCAACAGCAACAACTGGACCGCGATACGGGGGGACGCTTACCATTGGCCTGACGGCGGACGTGGTAGGCTTTGACCCCAAGACCATCCTGGCCGCCTCATGCTGGACGGTGCACCTGACCAACGAGACCCTGCGTACCGGTGATTGGGCAAAAGGACCGGCCGGTACCGGGGAAGACGAGTGGATTATGCCCGGTCTCTGGACGATTGAGCATGATATATGGGCGGTCGGGGTGAGCTGGGAATGGCCGGACAACGAGACTATTATCTACAAGATCCGCGAGGGCATTCACTGGCAAGATAAGGCACCGGCGTTCGGGCGAGAGCTGACGGCTGAAGATGTGGCCTACAGCATCTATCGGGTTAGCATGGACCCGTCATGCTTCGGCTGGCCTCAGTCAAAACTGGAAGACAAGATAATATCTGTTCAGGCGCTCGACAAGACGACGGTAGTAGTCAAGACTCCACCGCAGTCGCACGGTGCAGCCATCCAGGGAAACGTCACAGAGGTACGGATATTTCCTAAAGAACTAGCCGCTGGAGCCGGAGTGAACTGGCAACAGCCGGTTGAGGTCGGGACATATACCCTGGACGATTTCGTAACCGACTGGAGGGACCAGATCGGCACAGGGGCCTACATGGTAACCGATTATGTGATAGACAGCTCGGTAACGATGGCCAGAAACCCCTCGTATTGGCGTGAGGACCCGGTTAACCCGGGTAACATGCTGCCCTATCCGGACAGGGTTCGCGGACTAGTGATCGAAGACGAGTCCACGCAAATCTCGGCCCTGCGGACCGGCAAGATTGACCAGATTAGTGGCATTGAGTGGGATGATGGCGAAAGCCTGCTCCGGACGAACCCAGAGCTCAATTACTCGCGATACCTCAGACACACGTCGAACAACATCTTCATGCGGATGGATATTGAAGAACTGCCCTACGATGATATCCGGGTACGGCGAGCACTGTCGATGGCAATCGACCGGGATGCCATGATAGAGGGTCTCTACAATGGTAACGCTGAGA